A stretch of Lachancea thermotolerans CBS 6340 chromosome D complete sequence DNA encodes these proteins:
- a CDS encoding KLTH0D17006p (some similarities with uniprot|P32768 Saccharomyces cerevisiae YAR050W FLO1 Lectin-like protein involved in flocculation): protein MHRQGAEARRRPTAVVPRRVRACAERCPSGSQWATAARSGARCTAEASIVRYIASRGRWAARRALGVFHTPQRTTMSAGAPLARFIHALLLALLLAHTHAKVLPGVFTGLTSISPARSYPEGLWTAKVTYAITENMSPQKGDVFELQMPHVLKVYGSTTIGSSSYIPLKDSSGNTVANCLIINGFLDSANSQLQCTVGRSDLSSATGTISFGFVFAIGGTSSAGALAAANAWSLGLNTVSFYDAAATATPLKATVTFTTNGIRQTAGMNDAAYRGYDMEFPAPGSYQLEYFVGRACSTNSYADTLTLIHSGTPGVVGNLANCNDVNVSLASAFNAWGMPLGMTTLPSASYKMSCVSNNIYITASGIPASQRIVVNANQIIDRNTNAELRFTNSYRETLSCSGARSSSAVSYSHVVVFGSGSADGGIDGKYLSTTTQGGPNSFTTTYTTTDASVGTDGALTPDTHIVVEIPTVASTSFTTTAAPVTATGTETSTFSTSRTTWTGSDGSITVETIYYVQTPPVHLTSATTKGYDGSQTSTYSTVVSTFTGEDGKNTVETIYYVETPLAHLTTATTKAYDGSETSTYSTTISTFTGEDGKDTVETVYYVETPFVYSTSATTRPYSGAETSTYATELTTYTGDDGKQTVETIYYVETPIVDVTSATTRPYSGAETTTYATELTTYTGEDGKQTVETIYYVETPIVDVTSATTRPYSGAETSTYATELTTFTGEDGKQTVETIYYVETPIVDVTSATTRPYSGAETTTYTTELTTFTGEDGKQTVETIYYVETPIVDVTSATTRPYSGAETTTYTTELTTFTGEDGKQTVETIYYVETPIVNIQTTHMTPWNESSTATYSTELTTYSGTDGKETVETIYYVGTPIERVSSGTTIPWTGTITTTYSTELNTFVGPDDKQTIETIYYVETPIVGVSSGTTIPWTGLYTSTFSTDYATYTGTDGKQTIETFYYVETPVVEVTSTTMTPWSGSITNTFSTGYSTYIGSDNIETIETIYYVETPIVDVTSATTGPYSGAETTTYTTELTTYTGEDGKQTVETIYYVETPIIDVTSATTRPYSGAETTTYTTELTTFTGEDGKQTVETIYYVETPIVDVTSTTTRPYSGTETTTYATELSTFTGEDGKQTVETIYYVETPTRATTVYTGWTGTETSTFSTDLTTFTGSDGEPITETVYYVETPTRATTIYTGWSGTETSTFSTGLTTFTGSDGEPTTETVYYVETPSVASTSFGQWTGTYVTTFSTDVTTYTIDGVGTTKTIYYVETPGFVTTTYTGWTGTETSTFSTDVTTFTGPDGEPTTQTIYYVETPTRATTVYTGWTGTEISTFSTDVTTFTGSDGEPTTETVYYVETPVVATTVYTGWTGTETSTFSTDVTTFTGPDGEPTTETVYYVETPTRATTVYTGWTGTETSTFSTDVTTFTGSDGEPTTQTIYYVETPTRATTVFTGWTGTETSTFSTGLTTFTGSDGEPTTETVYYVETPSVASTSFGQWTGTYVTTFSTDVTTYTIDGVGTTKTIYYVETPGFVTTTYTGWTGTETSTFSTDVTTFTGPDGEPTTQTIYYVETPTRATTVYTGWTGTETSTFSTDLTTFTGSDGEPTTQTVYYVETPTRATTVYTGWTGTETSTFSTDLTTFTGSDGEPTTQTVYYVETPTRATTVYTGWTGTETSTFSTDVTTFTGPDGEPTTETVYYVETPTRATTVYTGWTGTETSTFSTDVTTFTGSDGEPTTQTIYYVETPTRATTVFTGWTGTETSTFSTGLTTFTGSDGEPTTETVYYVETPSVASTSFGQWTGTYVTTFSTDVTTYTIDGVGTTKTIYYVETPGFVTTTYTGWTGTETSTFSTDVTTFTGPDGEPTTQTIYYVETPTRATTVYTGWTGTETSTFSTDLTTFTGSDGEPTTQTVYYVETPTRATTVYTGWTGTETSTFSTDLTTFTGSDGEPTTQTVYYVETPTRATTVYTGWTGTETSTFSTDVTTFTGPDGEPTTETVYYVETPTRATTVYTGWTGTETSTFSTDVTTFTGSDGEPTTQTIYYVETPTRATTVFTGWTGTETSTFSTGLTTFTGSDGEPTTETVYYVETPSVASTSFGQWTGTYVTTFSTDVTTYTIDGVGTTKTIYYVETPGFVTTTYTGWTGTETSTFSTDVTTFTGPDGEPTTQTIYYVETPTRATTVYTGWTGTEISTFSTDVTTFTGSDGEPTTETVYYVETPVVATTVYTGWTGTETSTFSTDVTTFTGPDGEPTTETVYYVETPTRATTVYTGWTGTETSTFSTDVTTFTGSDGEPTTQTIYYVETPTRATTVFTGWTGTETSTFSTGLTTFTGSDGEPTTETVYYVETPTRATTVYTGWTGTETSTFSTDVTTFTGSDSEPTTQTIYYVETPTRATTVYTGWTGTEISTFSTDVTTFTGSDGEPTTETVYYVETPVVATTVYTRWTGRFTSTFSTGVSILTGPNGQATTQTVYYVETPASAYYGNSTSFSQDSGSTLTSVPSSTDKTSSAPGFSSAQPTTQSSSKSNLPVPSSASSSTATAVSTSSVSSASSSADSGTSTVVVSTPVSASATTTSLFSSSQESSETEASSSSALVTSAVVVSTPAPTSETTTSLFSSSQESSVTEASSSSASGTLSSATFSMTKVSLASDSTETATNGNVVTSTVIVAPGSKSNSDTGLVSTPASVSQTGTATGPEHVTTGPATGPATGPATGPATGPATGSGPATNSVTASSSSQILKPSAAESSSPASIEQINVSPEASSSVPNAMNSATQATTTTSSASFGRNTPVAVNSGTTSTEQIESAPSAAENHSNKTSVSGTESDTATKAAMGASSSALGWHSGQTTTVAPSSQLSASASTTSPSRPSSSVSVYEGAASRIGLGFLFALPLALI from the coding sequence ATGCACAGGCAAGGTGCGGAGGCTCGCCGCCGACCCACAGCCGTTGTGCCGCGCAGGGTTCGGGCTTGTGCTGAGCGTTGTCCAAGTGGGTCGCAGTGGGCCACAGCAGCGCGCAGCGGTGCGCGATGTACTGCTGAGGCATCGATAGTCAGGTATATAGCTAGCCGGGGTAGGTGGGCAGCGCGGAGAGCCTTGGGTGTGTTTCACACTCCTCAAAGAACAACCATGTCGGCAGGCGCACCCCTGGCACGTTTCATAcacgcgctgctgctggcacTGCTACTGGCGCACACGCATGCCAAAGTGCTACCAGGCGTGTTCACCGGCCTGACATCGATTTCGCCCGCCCGGAGTTACCCGGAGGGCCTATGGACCGCCAAGGTCACCTACGCTATCACAGAGAATATGAGCCCCCAGAAAGGCGACGTGTTCGAGCTGCAGATGCCGCACGTGCTTAAGGTGTATGGGTCGACCACCATCGGCTCCAGCTCGTACATCCCTCTCAAGGACAGCAGCGGCAACACCGTGGCGAACTGTCTCATTATCAACGGGTTCTTGGATTCCGCCAACTCGCAGCTCCAGTGTACCGTGGGTCGCTCGGACCTTTCATCTGCGACAGGCACCATATCGTTTGGTTTCGTCTTCGCCATCGGCGGTACGTCCTCGGCAGGCGCCTTGGCCGCAGCTAACGCCTGGAGCCTGGGGCTCAATACTGTCTCGTTCTACGACGCCGCTGCAACAGCTACCCCGCTCAAGGCTACGGTTACCTTCACCACTAACGGCATTAGGCAGACGGCTGGTATGAATGATGCCGCTTACAGAGGCTATGATATGGAGTTCCCAGCTCCGGGCAGCTACCAGTTGGAATACTTCGTGGGCCGCGCTTGTTCAACCAATTCCTACGCTGACACGCTAACCCTCATACACTCCGGTACCCCCGGCGTTGTAGGTAACCTTGCGAACTGCAATGATGTGAACGTCAGTCTGGCGAGCGCCTTCAACGCGTGGGGCATGCCATTGGGCATGACCACCCTTCCATCAGCTTCGTACAAAATGTCATGTGTTTCCAATAACATCTACATTACCGCCTCTGGCATCCCTGCTTCCCAGCGTATTGTTGTGAACGCCAACCAAATCATCGACCGGAACACCAATGCAGAACTGCGCTTTACGAACTCTTACCGGGAAACCCTGTCTTGTTCTGGCGCCCGTAGTTCCTCCGCCGTGTCCTACTCGCATGTCGTTGTCTTTGGCAGCGGAAGTGCAGATGGCGGTATCGACGGCAAGTATCTGAGTACTACAACGCAGGGGGGTCCCAACTCCTTTACTACAACGTACACGACAACGGACGCCAGTGTGGGAACTGACGGCGCGCTCACTCCTGATACACACATTGTTGTGGAGATACCAACTGTAGCCAGCACGTCTTTCACCACGACAGCGGCTCCCGTGACTGCCACGGGCACCGAGACTTCCACCTTTAGTACGAGTCGTACAACTTGGACCGGCTCAGACGGTTCGATAACTGTAGAGACTATCTACTACGTGCAAACGCCGCCTGTGCACTTGACATCTGCCACTACTAAAGGGTATGATGGGTCCCAGACGAGTACGTACTCCACAGTAGTGTCAACCTTTACTGGCGAAGACGGCAAGAACACCGTGGAGACGATCTATTACGTAGAGACCCCTCTTGCGCACTTGACTACTGCCACCACTAAGGCCTACGACGGATCCGAGACAAGCACGTACTCCACCACCATTTCAACATTCACAGGCGAGGACGGCAAAGACACAGTGGAAACAGTCTACTACGTGGAAACGCCATTCGTTTACTCGACCTCCGCTACCACTAGACCTTACAGCGGTGCTGAAACTTCGACTTATGCTACTGAGTTGACAACCTATACTGGTGACGACGGAAAGCAGACCGTGGagaccatctactatgtcgagactccaattGTGGATGTCACATCCGCCACTACCAGACCTTACAGCGGTGCTGAGACTACGACGTATGCTACTGAGTTGACAACCTACACCGGCGAGGACGGGAAGCAGACCGTGGAAaccatctactatgtcgagactccaattGTGGACGTTACCTCTGCCACTACCAGGCCCTACAGCGGCGCTGAAACTTCGACTTATGCTACTGAGTTGACAACTTTCACCGGCGAGGACGGGAAGCAGACCGTGGagaccatctactatgtcgagactccaattGTGGACGTTACCTCTGCCACTACCAGGCCTTACAGCGGCgctgagaccaccacctaCACCACCGAATTGACAACCTTCACTGGCGAGGACGGGAAGCAGACCGTGGagaccatctactatgtGGAGACTCCAATTGTGGACGTTACCTCTGCCACTACCAGGCCTTACAGCGGCgctgagaccaccacctaCACCACCGAATTGACAACCTTCACTGGCGAGGACGGGAAGCAGACCGTGGagaccatctactacgtGGAGACGCCCATAGTCAACATCCAAACCACTCACATGACGCCTTGGAATGAGTCTTCTACTGCCACGTATTCGACAGAACTGACAACGTACTCTGGAACAGACGGCAAAGAAACGGTTGAGACAATCTACTACGTTGGCACCCCAATCGAAAGAGTATCGAGCGGTACTACGATCCCATGGACCGGAACAATCACCACCACATACTCTACGGAGCTAAACACGTTTGTCGGGCCCGATGACAAACAAACAATCGagaccatctactacgtAGAAACTCCGATAGTCGGAGTCTCGTCCGGAACAACAATCCCTTGGACGGGTCTTTACACTAGCACATTCTCCACAGACTACGCCACATACACTGGCACTGATGGGAAGCAGACGATCGAGACGTTCTACTACGTGGAGACGCCGGTAGTCGAGGTAACATCCACTACCATGACACCTTGGAGCGGATCGATCACAAACACCTTTTCGACTGGCTACAGCACATATATTGGAAGCGACAATATCGAAACAATAGagaccatctactacgtcgagactccaattGTGGACGTCACATCTGCTACTACCGGGCCTTACAGCGGTGCCGAGACAACCACCTACACCACCGAATTGACAACCTACACCGGCGAGGACGGGAAGCAGACCGTGGAAaccatctactacgtcgagactccaattATTGACGTCACCTCGGCCACCACCAGACCGTACAGTGGTGCTGAGACAACCACCTACACCACCGAATTGACAACCTTCACTGGCGAGGACGGAAAGCAGACTGTCGAGACAATTTACTACGTGGAGACTCCGATTGTGGACGTCACATCTACCACTACTAGACCATACAGCGGCACTGAGACTACGACGTATGCTACCGAGTTGAGCACCTTCACCGGTGAAGACGGTAAGCAGACCGTGGagaccatctactatgtagagactccaaccagagccacgactgtctacaccggatggaccggcactgagacctcaactttctccactgacttgaccaccttcaccggatctgatGGCGAACCAATtaccgagaccgtgtactatgtcgagactccaactagAGCCACTACTATCTACACCGGATGGAGCGGCACCGAGacttccactttctccactggcttgaccaccttcaccggatctgatGGCGAGCCAACaaccgagaccgtgtactacgtggaaACTCCCAGCGTTGCTTCAACCTCGTTTGGTCAGTGGACTGGTACTTATGTAACCACCTTCTCCACCGATGTCACTACCTATACTATTGATGGAGTGGGGACAACCAAGACGATCTACTATGTTGAAACCCCAGGCTTTGTCACCACAACCTACACTGGGTGGACTGGGACTGAGACATCCACTTTCTCGACAgatgtgactaccttcactggacctgacggcgaaccaacgacccagaccatctactatgtcgagactccaaccagagccacgactgtctacaccggatggaccggcactgagatTTCTACCTTCTCGACAgatgtgactaccttcactggatctgacggcgaaccaaccaccgagaccgtgtactacgtcgagaccccaGTTGTCGCCACAACTGTCTACACTGGGTGGACTGGGACTGAGACATCCACTTTCTCAACAgatgtgactaccttcactggacCTGATGGCGAGCCAACGACCGAGACCGTatactatgtcgagactccaactagagccacgactgtctacaccggATGGACTGGCACTGAGACTTCCACTTTCTCGACAgatgtgactaccttcaccggatctgacggcgaaccaacgacccagaccatctactatgtcgagactccaaccagagccacgactgtctTCACTggatggaccggcactgagacttCCACTTTTTCTACTGGcttgaccaccttcaccggatctgatGGCGAGCCAACaaccgagaccgtgtactacgtggaaACTCCCAGCGTTGCTTCAACCTCGTTTGGTCAGTGGACTGGTACTTATGTAACCACCTTCTCCACCGATGTCACTACCTATACTATTGATGGAGTGGGGACAACCAAGACGATCTACTATGTTGAAACCCCAGGCTTTGTCACCACAACCTACACTGGGTGGACTGGGACTGAGACATCCACTTTCTCGACAgatgtgactaccttcactggacctgacggcgaaccaacgacccagaccatctactatgtcgagactccaaccagagccacgactgtctacaccggatggaccggcactgagacctcaactttctccactgacttgaccaccttcaccggatctgacggcgaaccaacgacccagaccgtatactatgtcgagactccaactagagccacgactgtctacaccggatggaccggcactgagacttccactttctccactgacttgaccaccttcaccggatctgacggcgaaccaacgacccagaccgtatactatgtcgagactccaactagagccacgactgtctaCACTGGGTGGACTGGGACTGAGACATCCACTTTCTCAACAgatgtgactaccttcactggacCTGATGGCGAGCCAACGACCGAGACCGTatactatgtcgagactccaactagagccacgactgtctacaccggATGGACTGGCACTGAGACTTCCACTTTCTCGACAgatgtgactaccttcaccggatctgacggcgaaccaacgacccagaccatctactatgtcgagactccaaccagagccacgactgtctTCACTggatggaccggcactgagacttCCACTTTTTCTACTGGcttgaccaccttcaccggatctgatGGCGAGCCAACaaccgagaccgtgtactacgtggaaACTCCCAGCGTTGCTTCAACCTCGTTTGGTCAGTGGACTGGTACTTATGTAACCACCTTCTCCACCGATGTCACTACCTATACTATTGATGGAGTGGGGACAACCAAGACGATCTACTATGTTGAAACCCCAGGCTTTGTCACCACAACCTACACTGGGTGGACTGGGACTGAGACATCCACTTTCTCGACAgatgtgactaccttcactggacctgacggcgaaccaacgacccagaccatctactatgtcgagactccaaccagagccacgactgtctacaccggatggaccggcactgagacctcaactttctccactgacttgaccaccttcaccggatctgacggcgaaccaacgacccagaccgtatactatgtcgagactccaactagagccacgactgtctacaccggatggaccggcactgagacttccactttctccactgacttgaccaccttcaccggatctgacggcgaaccaacgacccagaccgtatactatgtcgagactccaactagagccacgactgtctaCACTGGGTGGACTGGGACTGAGACATCCACTTTCTCAACAgatgtgactaccttcactggacCTGATGGCGAGCCAACGACCGAGACCGTatactatgtcgagactccaactagagccacgactgtctacaccggatggaccggcactgagacttccactttctcgacagatgtgactaccttcaccggatctgacggcgaaccaacgacccagaccatctactatgtcgagactccaaccagagccacgactgtctTCACTggatggaccggcactgagacttCCACTTTTTCTACTGGcttgaccaccttcaccggatctgatGGCGAGCCAACaaccgagaccgtgtactacgtggaaACTCCCAGCGTTGCTTCAACCTCGTTTGGTCAGTGGACTGGTACTTATGTAACCACCTTCTCCACCGATGTCACTACCTATACTATTGATGGAGTGGGGACAACCAAGACGATCTACTATGTTGAAACCCCAGGCTTTGTCACCACAACCTACACTGGGTGGACTGGGACTGAGACATCCACTTTCTCGACAgatgtgactaccttcactggacctgacggcgaaccaacgacccagaccatctactatgtcgagactccaactagagccacgactgtctacaccggatggaccggcactgagatTTCTACCTTCTCGACAgatgtgactaccttcactggatctgacggcgaaccaaccaccgagaccgtgtactacgtcgagaccccaGTTGTCGCCACAACTGTCTACACTGGGTGGACTGGGACTGAGACATCCACTTTCTCAACAgatgtgactaccttcactggacCTGATGGCGAGCCAACGACCGAGACCGTatactatgtcgagactccaactagagccacgactgtctacaccggATGGACTGGCACTGAGACTTCCACTTTCTCGACAgatgtgactaccttcaccggatctgacggcgaaccaacgacccagaccatctactatgtcgagactccaaccagagccacgactgtctTCACTggatggaccggcactgagacttCCACTTTTTCTACTGGcttgaccaccttcaccggatctgatGGCGAGCCAACAACCGAGACCGTatactatgtcgagactccaactagagccacgactgtctaCACTGGGTGGACTGGGACTGAGACATCCACTTTCTCAACAgatgtgactaccttcactggatctgacaGCGaaccaacgacccagaccatctactatgtcgagactccaactagagccacgactgtctacaccggatggaccggcactgagatTTCTACCTTCTCGACAgatgtgactaccttcactggatctgacggcgaaccaaccaccgagaccgtgtactacgtcgagaccccaGTTGTCGCCACAACTGTCTATACTAGATGGACGGGTAGATTCACTAgcactttctccaccggGGTGTCTATTCTGACGGGGCCAAACGGGCAAGCTACCACGCAAACTGTTTACTATGTGGAAACACCAGCTTCCGCGTACTACGGCAACTCGACAAGCTTTAGCCAGGATTCTGGAAGTACATTGACCTCAGTCCCAAGCTCAACAGACAAGACTAGCTCTGCTCCTGGTTTCAGCTCAGCGCAGCCTACAACTCAATCATCTAGCAAATCAAACTTGCCGGTCCCAAGCTCTGCTAGCTCGAGCACGGCAACTGCAGTGTCAACCTCCTCTGTCTCGTCGGCGTCAAGCTCCGCGGATTCGGGCACGTCCACGGTCGTAGTTTCCACGCCAGTGTCTGCTTCGGCAACTAcaacaagtttgttttccagTAGTCAAGAGTCTTCAGAGACCGAAGcatcgagctcttcagccttgGTCACATCCGCGGTCGTGGTTTCCACACCGGCGCCTACCTCGGAAACTAcaacaagtttgttttccagTAGCCAAGAGTCTTCAGTGACCGAAGcatcgagctcttcagcttcggGAACTCTTTCTAGCGCAACTTTCTCAATGACGAAGGTCTCATTGGCCTCCGATTCTACCGAGACTGCTACGAACGGAAACGTCGTTACCTCCACGGTGATCGTCGCTCCAGGTTCCAAGTCCAACAGTGACACGGGTCTTGTGAGCACGC